The Desulfonatronum thiosulfatophilum DNA segment AACCTTGAAGAAACGTTTTCAAAAGGATTTTGCTCTTGAAGTGATCGAGATTCGTCGTCCGGAAACAGATGCGCAGCTGGTTGCCGAAAACGTCGCTCTCCAGCTGGAACGTCGAGTCGCTTTCCGAAGGGCAATGAAACGTACCGTCGGCCTTGCACGAAAATTTGGCGCTGAGGGCATCAAAATCAGTGTCGCCGGAAGACTTGGCGGAGCTGAAATAGCCCGAAGCGAGTGGAATCGTGACGGACGCGTTCCTTTGCACACACTGCGTGCGGATATCGATTATGGTCAGGCCATTGCAAAGACAACATACGGTGTCATCGGCGTGAAGGTCTGGATTTTCAAAGGTGAGATACTTGATGAGGTGATTCAGTAATGTTGAGTCCCAAAAAAGTTAAGTTTCGAAAACAGCAGAAGAATAGAATCAAGGGCATGGCCCTGAGAGGAAGCAGTGTTGTTTTCGGAGATATTGGTCTCAAGGCTCTAGAGCCTGGGAAGTTGACAAGCCAGCAGATTGAGTCGGCACGTATTGCCATGATGCGTCACATCAAGCGTGGCGGAAAAGTATGGATACGTGTATTTCCCGATAAGCCTATCACTGCCAAGCCTGCGGAAACTCGTCAGGGCAAAGGTAAAGGCGCCCCTGTTGGCTG contains these protein-coding regions:
- the rpsC gene encoding 30S ribosomal protein S3 produces the protein MGQKTHPIGFRLGYTKNWQSRWFSKKDYAAFVYEDKQIRNFLKKTLYHAGISKIEIERAASKIRLILFTARPGIVIGRKGVEIENLRATLKKRFQKDFALEVIEIRRPETDAQLVAENVALQLERRVAFRRAMKRTVGLARKFGAEGIKISVAGRLGGAEIARSEWNRDGRVPLHTLRADIDYGQAIAKTTYGVIGVKVWIFKGEILDEVIQ
- the rplP gene encoding 50S ribosomal protein L16, with the protein product MLSPKKVKFRKQQKNRIKGMALRGSSVVFGDIGLKALEPGKLTSQQIESARIAMMRHIKRGGKVWIRVFPDKPITAKPAETRQGKGKGAPVGWCAPIRRGRVLYEIKGVSIELASEALRLAAYKLPIKTSIVLREA